From Rhodamnia argentea isolate NSW1041297 chromosome 10, ASM2092103v1, whole genome shotgun sequence, a single genomic window includes:
- the LOC115730783 gene encoding protein MAIN-LIKE 2-like yields the protein MESMEAVVAEPSAINPGPIDVSVLYDQDKHVSSAVWDGQERGALRCHEHTSKLDQWRLTTKQMELVEKAGFGYLRLIPAISLDNPLISALVERWRRETNTFHMNVGEMTVTLEDVALLLGLAIDGDPVIGITYTSCNVVCEKFLGKAPEAGYASGGMVKLSWLKEFFSDCPEDAPLEDIECHTRAYLLYLVGSTIFSTTTGNKVPVMYLPLFGDFEQCGKYAWGAAALAFLYRALGNASLASQSTISGCLTLLQCWSYYHLDIGRPKLKLDPAHDCFPYVLWWKGKQIGPTANRDVIYYRKALDALKPCDVEWLPYRHMDSRVIPEDIKSSLNLGRSKTMLICFDKAERHLPDRCLRQCGMPQHIPEDVPQWQRKNRGVDGGVDLSGKMEFELNEWVNRRLNIAEGDHTVHESEYMQWYLKITRRFVGRPISLSSEFQRTNSGLRDIAHIADTFPIEGLDPQQVESISRIRYIAHECLRGQVETPVIASAIPITELGKRLRGKEKVRRKSLVKRKHKDEPMDCDGTSEDDRSQFHGAVIKVDELPLEPTEIDNTSQLCNLDTEDHSQICLVSVDGDHVQLCTVADGEANHQHPFQTVGDLTDVEPFHGVENGGSQLDAMSIEVEESHFCSGNKEVLNPHCQNAVDGADDSHLSHVAGDIESQTAVEV from the exons ATGGAATCGATGGAAGCAGTGGTGGCGGAACCCAGTGCAATCAACCCTGGTCCTATTGACGTATCTGTACTTTATGATCAAGATAAGCATGTCTCATCAGCAGTTTGGGATGGACAG GAGCGTGGTGCACTAAGATGTCACGAGCACACATCAAAGCTGGATCAGTGGAGACTCACAACCAAACAGATGGAGTTAGTTGAGAAGGCTGGATTTGGGTACTTGAGGTTAATTCCTGCTATCAGTCTGGACAATCCGCTTATCTCTGCTTTAGTTgagagatggaggagagagacaaACACCTTTCACATGAACGTTGGAGAAATGACAGTAACTCTCGAAGACGTCGCTCTCTTGCTTGGACTTGCAATTGATGGAGACCCTGTCATTGGAATCACATATACATCTTGCAATGTCGTCTGTGAAAAGTTCCTTGGAAAAGCCCCGGAAGCTGGGTATGCTAGCGGTGGAATGGTCAAGTTAAGTTGGttaaaagagtttttctctgaTTGTCCTGAAGATGCTCCTCTAGAAGATATTGAGTGCCATACACGTGCCTACCTGTTATACCTGGTAGGAAGCACCATATTTTCCACTACTACAGGGAACAAAGTCCCTGTAATGTACCTGCCATTGTTTGGAGATTTTGAACAATGTGGAAAGTATGCATGGGGTGCAGCGGCACTGGCTTTCTTGTACAGAGCACTGGGGAATGCTTCTCTTGCTTCTCAGAGTACTATCAGTGGCTGTTTGACCCTTCTCCAG TGTTGGAGTTATTACCACTTGGATATTGGGCGACCAAAGCTCAAGCTTGATCCAGCCCATGATTGCTTTCCTTATGTACTTTGgtggaaaggaaaacaaattggTCCAACAGCCAACCGTGATGTCATTTACTATCGAAAGGCATTGGATGCCTTGAAACCATGTGAT GTGGAGTGGCTCCCTTATAGACATATGGACAGTAGAGTAATACCTGAAGATATTAAAAGTAGTCTTAACCTGGGAAGATCGAAGACGATGTTGATATGTTTCGACAAGGCTGAAAGACACCTTCCAGATCGTTGCTTAAGGCAATGTGGAATGCCTCAGCATATTCCTGAGGACGTGCCGCAGTGGCAAAGAAAAAATCGTGGAGTTGATGGAGGTGTAGATTTGTCAGGGAAGATGGAATTCGAGCTTAACGAGTGGGTGAATCGCAGACTTAATATTGCGGAAGGTGATCATACCGTACATGAGAGCGAATACATGCAGTGGTACCTAAAGATTACTCGTCGATTTGTGGGCAGGCCCATCTCACTTTCATCGGAGTTCCAAAGAACA AATTCTGGTTTAAGGGACATAGCCCACATTGCCGACACATTCCCGATAGAGGGTCTAGATCCCCAGCAGGTAGAATCAATCTCAAGGATCAGGTATATTGCCCATGAATGTCTGAGGGGCCAGGTTGAAACCCCAGTCATTGCATCAGCTATCCCAATAACAGAACTTGGTAAGAGGTTAAGGGGTAAGGAAAAGGTTAGAAGGAAGAGCCTTGTGAAACGAAAGCACAAGGATGAACCAATGGATTGCGATGGAACCAGTGAAGATGATCGGTCACAGTTTCATGGTGCAGTTATAAAAGTTGATGAATTGCCGTTAGAGCCTACCGAAATTGACAACACTTCACAGCTATGTAATTTGGACACAGAGGACCATTCACAGATTTGTCTTGTGTCTGTTGATGGCGATCATGTGCAGCTCTGTACCGTTGCAGATGGAGAAGCTAATCATCAACATCCATTTCAAACCGTCGGTGACCTCACTGATGTGGAGCCATTCCATGGAGTTGAGAATGGTGGGTCACAGCTCGATGCCATGTCTATAGAAGTTGAGGAATCACATTTTTGCAGTGGAAATAAGGAGGTCCTTAATCCACATTGCCAGAATGCAGTGGATGGGGCTGATGACTCGCACTTGTCGCATGTTGCTGGCGATATTGAATCGCAAACTGCGGTGGAGGTGTGA
- the LOC115730823 gene encoding receptor like protein 29 gives MLPSPSLPPPLLLLFLVVFLSSLLSCFPSLSINAPPKTTAPPPPPPPPPPRTSTSTRANTMLPSESEILFKIMESMSSDQDWRASYPHPCGAGSSWPGIECKPGNDNRPHVSRLDFGTLPNPTCKPTATFPYLVFSLPHIESAFFFNCFARTRTTLSVSPTRLLNSSLQQLSLRSNPALVGPIPPQISSLKSLEVLTLSQNRLTGFIPVELFSLKSLIHLDLSYNLLIGAIPFQIGNLKNLVGLDMSYNSLGGSIPSTIGQLGQLQKLDLSSNSLIGGIPDTIEKLNSLVFIALSNNRLRGKFPTGMSKLQNLQYIIMENNLMNIPLPVEFGTLLKLQELRLANSSYSGTIPPSFAQLMNLSTLSLQNNQLTGEIPVGFGTLSHIYHLNLSRNFLTGVVPFDASFLKRLGRNLDLGGNRGLCLNPTEASSVKIGVNVCKTSKNGSLIVPMKQSEAASPILDWFYLIGALGIPQVLFSVWF, from the coding sequence ATGCTCCCGTCTCCCTcgctccctcctcctcttcttctcctcttcctcgTCGTGTTCCTCTCCTCGCTCCTCTCTTGTTTCCCTTCTCTGTCCATCAATGCCCCTCCAAAGACCaccgcgccgccgccgccaccaccgccgccaccgcctcgTACAAGCACTAGCACTCGAGCAAACACCATGCTTCCCTCGGAATCCGAGATCCTGTTCAAGATCATGGAGTCCATGTCCTCGGACCAAGACTGGAGAGCCTCGTACCCGCACCCGTGCGGGGCGGGCTCGTCCTGGCCCGGAATAGAATGCAAACCCGGCAATGACAACCGCCCCCACGTCTCGAGGCTCGACTTCGGCACACTCCCTAACCCAACCTGCAAGCCCACGGCCACCTTCCCTTACCTCGTCTTCTCCCTCCCTCACATTGAAtccgccttcttcttcaactgCTTCGCCCGCACCAGGACCACCCTCTCTGTTTCCCCGACCCGGCTCCTCAATTCCTCCCTCCAACAGCTCAGTCTCAGATCCAACCCTGCTCTCGTCGGTCCAATCCCACCCCAGATATCCTCCCTCAAGTCCCTGGAAGTCCTCACGCTGTCCCAAAACCGCCTCACCGGTTTCATCCCGGTCGAGCTGTTCAGCCTGAAATCTTTAATTCACCTCGACTTGAGCTACAACCTGCTCATTGGCGCCATACCTTTCCAAATAGGCAATCTGAAGAACCTTGTGGGCCTTGATATGAGCTACAACTCACTCGGAGGCTCGATCCCGAGCACAATTGGCCAACTGGGTCAGCTTCAAAAGCTTgacttgagctcaaattcacTCATAGGTGGAATTCCTGACACCATCGAGAAGCTGAACTCTCTGGTCTTCATAGCCTTGAGCAACAACCGACTGAGAGGAAAATTCCCCACTGGAATGTCAAAGCTGCAGAATTTGCAGTACATTATCATGGAGAACAACCTAATGAACATACCTCTTCCTGTAGAGTTCGGCACGCTTTTGAAGTTGCAAGAGCTGAGGCTTGCCAATTCAAGTTACTCAGGGACCATCCCTCCTAGCTTCGCTCAGCTCATGAACTTGAGCACATTGTCTCTCCAGAACAACCAGCTGACTGGCGAGATCCCCGTCGGGTTCGGGACTCTGTCCCACATATACCACTTGAACCTGAGCAGGAACTTTTTGACCGGCGTGGTCCCATTTGACGCCAGCTTCTTGAAGAGGCTGGGCAGGAACTTGGATCTCGGTGGCAATCGTGGGCTGTGCCTGAATCCAACCGAAGCATCCAGTGTCAAGATCGGTGTCAATGTTTGCAAGACCAGCAAGAACGGCTCTTTGATCGTACCAATGAAGCAATCTGAAGCTGCATCTCCCATTCTCGATTGGTTCTACCTTATTGGTGCCCTGGGTATTCCCCAAGTACTGTTTTCAGTATGGTTTTAG
- the LOC125312723 gene encoding uncharacterized protein LOC125312723, which translates to MSDTAKQLGNDTAKAFYSNPSHHHSLTYMRCGFSGTPLPHRPTRPSPSPLLRFLSSPRRRPSLSRSCGSRAPLASRLLNRVRTVSARLKDRQTLSQSITACTSSRLLSDVASRPLPWTATGDSPPASASPGPRSSGSSGKFEHNANSSSVRSSLKDPELLDFEVASITLISIIWTQVISGGDVAVGMQHHRLKLDEMSFLTNMLVCNLKTAGFAI; encoded by the exons ATGAGTGATACAGCCAAGCAGCTGGGCAATGATACAGCAAAAGCATTCTACTCAAATCCTAGTCACCATCACTCACTCACTTACATGAGATGTGGTTTTAGTGGCAC CCCATTACCTCACCGGCCCACACGTCCCTCGCCGTCGCCGCTTCTGCGGTTTCTCTCGTCGCCTCGCCGTCGCCCGTCGTTGAGTCGCTCGTGCGGTAGCAGAGCGCCTTTGGCGTCGAGGCTCCTGAACCGAGTCCGCACCGTCTCTGCTCGTCTGAAGGATCGGCAGACGCTATCGCAATCCATCACTGCGTGCACTTCTTCAAGGCTCCTCTCCGACGTCGCTTCTCGGCCTCTTCCTTGGACCGCGACCGGCGATTCTCCTCCTGCTTCCGCCTCGCCAGGTCCTCGATCCTCCGGAAGCTCCGGGAAGTTCGAGCATAATGCGAACAGTTCGTCCGTTCGCTCGTCTCTGAAGGATCCCGAGCTG CTGGACTTTGAGGTAGCTTCCATCACATTAATATCAATAATATGGACACAAGTGATTAGTGGCGGTGATGTAGCAGTGGGAATGCAGCACCATAGATTGAAGCTTGATGAAATGTCCTTTTTGACAAATATGCTGGTCTGCAACCTCAAGACTGCTGGTTTTGCTATATGA
- the LOC115729167 gene encoding citrate synthase, glyoxysomal produces the protein MSSIDFQLSARGRLAVLSAHLAASIEPRDHEAAPPIVEPSCVLAQDRVPSPGNLSGSLTVVDERTGRRYRLPASEEGTVKAADFKQITTGKNDKGLKLYDPGYLNTAPVRSSICYIDGDEGILRYRGYPIEELAESSSFMEVAYLLMYGNLPSESQLADWEFAIAQHSAVPQGILDIIHAMPHDAHPMGVLVSAMSALSVFHPDANPALRGQDLYKSKQVRDKQIARVLGKAPTIAAAAYLRMAGRPPVLPSSHLSYSENFLYMLDSLGNHSYKPNPRLARVLDILFILHAEHEMNCSTAAARHLASSGVDVYTALAGAVGALYGPLHGGANEAVLKMLSEIGSVENIPEYIEGVKNRKRKMSGFGHRVYKNYDPRAKIIKKLAEEVFSIVGRDPLIEVAVALEKAALSDEYFVKRKLYPNVDFYSGLIYRAMGFPTEFFPVLFAVPRMAGYLAHWRESLDDPDTKIMRPQQVYTGVWLRHYMPLRERAVSTEADRLGQVSVSNASRRRLAGSGV, from the exons ATGTCGAGCATAGATTTCCAGCTCTCGGCTCGCGGCCGATTGGCCGTCCTCTCGGCGCACCTGGCGGCTTCGATCGAGCCGCGGGATCACGAGGCGGCGCCGCCGATCGTCGAGCCGAGCTGCGTCTTGGCTCAGGACCGGGTCCCGTCTCCCGGGAACCTCAGCGGCTCTTTGACCGTCGTCGACGAGCGCACCGGTCGTAGGTACCGGCTTCCGGCTTCGGAAGAGGGCACCGTTAAGGCCGCCGATTTTAAGCAG ATAACAACTGGAAAGAATGACAAGGGACTCAAGCTTTATGATCCTGGATACTTGAACACAGCTCCTGTTCGGTCGTCCATTTGCTACATCGATGGGGACGAAGGGATACTCAGGTACAGGGGCTATCCAATTGAAGAGTTGGCCGAGAGTAGTTCCTTTATGGAAGTGGCTTACCTCTTGA TGTATGGAAATCTGCCTTCTGAAAGTCAATTAGCAGACTGGGAGTTTGCTATTGCTCAACATTCAGCAGTTCCACAAGGAATACTG GATATTATACACGCAATGCCACATGATGCACATCCAATGGGTGTACTCGTCAGTGCAATGAGTGCTCTTTCTGTCTTTCATCCTGATGCCAATCCTGCTCTTAGA GGCCAAGATCTTTACAAATCAAAGCAAGTGAGAGATAAACAAATTGCTCGCGTTCTTGGAAAG GCGCCAACTATCGCAGCCGCTGCCTACTTGAGAATGGCAGGAAGGCCTCCAGTTCTCCCATCTAGTCATCTTTCTTATTCAGAGAATTTCTTATACATGCTGGATTCATT GGGTAATCATTCTTACAAACCTAATCCTCGGTTGGCACGGGTGCTAGACATCCTCTTCATATTGCATGCTGAACATGAAATGAATTGTTCAACCGCTGCTGCTAGGCATCTTGCATCAAG TGGTGTTGATGTGTACACTGCACTTGCCGGAGCTGTTGGAGCTCTCTATGGTCCTCTTCATGGCGGAGCAAATGAG GCTGTGCTTAAGATGCTGAGTGAAATTGGAAGTGTGGAGAACATTCCGGAGTACATAGAGGGTGTGAAAAATCG GAAACGAAAAATGTCGGGCTTTGGTCATCGTGTGTATAAAAACTATGATCCTAGAGCAAAAATCATAAAGAAACTGGCTGAGGAAGTATTTTCCATCGTTGGTCGGGACCCTCTAATTGAG GTTGCTGTTGCTTTAGAGAAAGCAGCTCTGTCAGATGAGTATTTTGTGAAGAGGAAGTTGTACCCTAATGTCGACTTTTACTCTGGATTAATCTATAG GGCAATGGGATTTCCGACAGAGTTCTTCCCTGTTTTATTTGCAGTACCTCGAATGGCTGGGTACTTGGCTCACTGGCGCGAGTCCCTGGATGATCCTGATACAAAGATCATGAGACCGCAACAG GTCTACACAGGAGTATGGCTGCGGCACTATATGCCCCTCAGAGAGAGAGCGGTATCCACCGAAGCCGACAGGCTCGGTCAGGTGTCTGTTTCAAATGCTTCGAGGCGGAGGTTGGCTGGATCGGGAGTTTAG
- the LOC115729177 gene encoding V-type proton ATPase subunit D produces the protein MSGQSQRLNVVPTVTMLGIMKARLVGATRGHALLKKKSDALTVQFRQILKNIVSTKESMGDIMKASSFALTEAKYVAGENVKHVVLENVQNASLKVRSRQENVAGVKLPKFEYFTDGETKNDLTGLARGGQQVQLCRAAYVKAIEVLVELASLQTSFLTLDEAIKTTNRRVNALENVVKPRLENTISYIKGELDELEREDFFRLKKIQGYKKREVEKQLASAKRFAEEQFAEKVSLQKGVSLNTAHNLLSAAMEKDEDIIF, from the coding sequence ATGTCTGGTCAGAGCCAGCGGTTGAATGTAGTTCCTACTGTCACAATGCTTGGAATTATGAAGGCTCGCCTTGTTGGTGCTACAAGAGGCCATGCTCTACTCAAGAAGAAGAGTGATGCTTTAACTGTGCAGTTCCGTCAGATCCTAAAGAATATTGTATCCACAAAGGAATCGATGGGGGACATCATGAAAGCATCCTCATTTGCCCTGACTGAGGCCAAGTATGTTGCTGGCGAGAATGTCAAGCACGTTGTTCTGGAAAACGTCCagaatgcttctttgaaagtcCGATCCCGACAAGAGAATGTGGCTGGTGTGAAGCTTCCTAAATTCGAATATTTTACTGATGGGGAGACCAAGAATGACCTGACCGGATTGGCCAGAGGTGGTCAACAAGTTCAGCTTTGTCGGGCTGCTTATGTGAAAGCCATTGAGGTTCTCGTTGAGCTTGCTTCGCTGCAAACATCATTCCTGACTCTTGATGAGGCTATTAAGACCACCAATCGTAGAGTGAATGCGCTGGAGAATGTTGTGAAACCCAGGTTGGAGAACACAATAAGTTATATCAAGGGCGAGTTGGATGAACTCGAGAGGGAAGATTTTTTTAGGCTGAAGAAGATTCAGGGATACAAGAAGAGAGAGGTAGAGAAACAGCTTGCATCTGCCAAGAGATTTGCGGAAGAACAGTTTGCTGAGAAGGTTTCCTTGCAAAAAGGCGTTTCACTTAATACGGCCCACAACTTGTTATCGGCAGCAATGGAGAAGGATGAGGATATCATTTTCTGA